The genomic window GGAAGCGATCCGGGTCGGTGCCGGCGATCGTCGCCGGGTCGACCGAGCCCAGGCGGTCGCGGATCTTCGCGGGGCCGGCGAACGCCGTCTCCATGGGCACCTGCTGATCGAGCAGCATGCCGACGAGGAGCGCGAAGGGGTCGTCGGTGAGCAGGGCGTCGGCCGGGGCATCCCCCGTGATGTTCAGAGCCATGCGGCTATCGCACCACGCCCGCCTGCGAGGCCGCTCACGAGCGAGGCGCCCGGCCAGCACGAGCCGGCCGGGCGCCGAGCACCCCTACTCGGGGATGCGCCGCGTGCGGATGAGCTCCGAGTACCAGTGGCCCGACTGCTTGACGGTGCGCTCGAGCGACTCGTAGTCGACGTGCACGATTCCGAAGCGCTTGGTGTAGCCGTAGGCCCACTCGAAGTTGTCCATGAGGCTCCACACCTGGTAGCCGCGCAGGTCGACCCCGCGCTGCATGGCGCGGTGGGCGGCCGTGAAGTGGCGGCGCAGGTAGTCGATGCGCAGCGGGTCGTCGACGCGGCCGTCGACGACCTCGTCGCCGGGGAACGCGGCCCCGTTCTCGGTGATCATGAGCGGCAGCTCGGGGAACTGCTCGTGCAGATCCATGAGCAGCTGCTCGAGGCCGTCGGGCGCGATGTTCCAGCCCATGTCGGTGTACGGGCCGGGCTGCTCGACGAACTCGACGTCGTCCGAGCCGGGCCAGGGCGAGCCGGCGGAGTCGCCGTGCCCGTCGGCGGTCGAGCGCGGCGAGTGGCCGTCCCACATGCGCACCGTCACGGTCGAGTAGTAGTTGACGCCGAGCACGTCGATCGGCTGGTGGATCTGCTCGAGGTCGCCGTCGCGCACGAACGACCAGTCGGTGACGGATGCCGTGTCCTGGAGCAGATCGGCCGGGTACGCGCCGCGCAGCATCGGGCCGGTGAAGGCGCGGTTCGCCAGCGCGTCGATGCGCCGGATCGCCTCCTCCTGCGAGGCCTGCTCGGCCCGCTCGTCCCCGCGGATCATGTGCAGGTTGAGCGTCGCCGAGTACTGCGTCTCGGGCCGGGTGACGGTCGAGCGCAGCGCCTGCAGGCCGAGGCCGTGGGCGAGGTTGAGGTGGTGCACGGCGGTGAGGGCGGCGGCGCCGTTCGCCACGCCGGGGGCGTGCACGCCCGAGCCGTAGCCGAGGTAGGCGCTGCACCACGGCTCGTTGAGCGTCGTCCAGGTGTGGATGCGGTCGCCCAGCGCCTCGCCGAGGTGGTGGGCGTAGTCGGCGAAGCGGAACGCGGTGTCGCGGTTGCGCCAGCCGCCCTCGTCCTCGAGGGCCTGCGGCAGGTCCCAGTGGTACATCGTCGCGATGGGGGTGATACCGCGGGCGAGCAGCCCGTCGACGAGGCGGCCGTAGAAGGCGAGCCCCTTCTCGTTGGGCCGACCGGTGCCCTCGGCCTGGATGCGCGGCCACGCGATCGAGAAGCGGTAGGCCTCGAGGCCCATGCGCTGCATGAGGTCGAGGTCGGCGTCGAGGCGGTGGTAGTGGTCGTCGGCCACGTCGCCGGTGTGACCGTGCAGCACGCGGCCGGGGGTGTGGCTGAAGGTGTCCCAGATGGAGGGGCCGCGACCGTCCTCGGTCACCGCGCCCTCGATCTGGTAGCTGGCGGTGGCGGAGCCGAAGAGGAATCCGGCGGGGAACTCGAGGCCGGAGTCGCGGTAGTCGGGAGTGCTGTCGGTCATGGGTCGAGCCTATTCCTTCAGGTGTGCAACCGCTCCCACAGGGATGGGCGCGGGTCGGGCGGGTCGGGCGCGCGGGCGGACTCAGGGGGCGGCGGGCGGCGGGGCGGTGGATGCTCGCACGACGAGCTGCGCCGCGATCACCCGATGCCCGGTGGCCTCGGGGTCGCCCGCGAGCGCGTCGAGCAGCGCGCCGAGACTGTCGGCCCCGAGCGCGCGGAAGTCCTGGCGCACCGTCGTCAGCGGCGGCAGGAAGTGGTGCGCGTCGGGCACGTCGTCGAAGCCGATGACGCTCAGGTCGTCGGGCACGCGGATCCCGCGCTCCACGAGACCGTGCACGAGGCCGAGCGCCATCTGGTCGTTGGCGGCGAAGACGGCGGTCGCTCCGGCCAGGGCGGCCGGGTCGCCCGGCTCGGTCGCCGCGCGGTAGCCCGAGTCCGAGCTCCAGTCGCCGCGGGCGGGCTCGTGGATGGGCAGTCCGGCGCGGGTCAGGGCATCCCGCCAGCCGCGTTCGCGGGCGGCCGCGTCGAGCCAGTCGGCGGGCCCGGCGAGGTGGCGGATCTCGCGGTGCCCGAGCCCGATGAGGTGCTCGACCGCGGCGACCGCTCCGCCGTACTGATCGACGGCCGAGGTCAGCAGCCCCGCGTCGGCCTCGGCCGTGATGACGAGGGTCGGGCAGCGGTCGACGATGCCGCGCACGGCGGCGAGCGCCGAGGCGCGCGGCGCGATGACGCAGAGCCCGTCGATGCCCTGCAGCATGAGCTGCCCGAGCGCGGCATCCACCGAGAAGTCGGGGTCGTCGGCGACCGTGGTCACGCTCACGTGGTAGCCGCGGCCGCGCGCCGCCTCCTCGAGGCCGCGCAGCGTGCTCGTCGGCCCGTACTGCACGGGGCTGTCGATGAGCACGCCGATGCGCCGCGACTCGTTCGTCGCGAGCGCGCGGGCGAAGGAGTTGCGGGTGAAGCGCAGCTCGGCCATCGCGGCCTCGACCCGGGCCCGCGTGGTGGCGCGGATGTTGGGGTGGTCGTTGATGACCCGCGAGACGGTCTGGTGCGAGACGCCGGCGAGGCGCGCGACGTCGTAGATGCTCGCGCGGGCGGGGCGGGATGCGGGCGCCGGACGCCCGTCGCCCGGCCCCGCCGGCTCGCCGCTCAGAGTCCCTGCGCCAATCGGTAGTACGCGGCGTTCGCGCGCACCTCCTGCGCGAAGCCGCGCTCGGTCGTGGACTCGTCGATGACGAGCAGCTCGACGCCGGCGATGTGGGCGAAGTCGGCGAAGACCTCGACGCCGACCTGCGTCGACATGACTGTGTGGTGCGCGGCGCCCGCGGTGAGCCAGGAGGCGGCCGAGGTCGCGAAGTCGGGAGCGGGCTTCCAGACGGCGTGACCGACGGGCAGCTTCGGCATCGGATGCGGCAGGGCCACGTTCTCGACGACGTTCGCGACGAGCCGGAAGCGGTCGCGCATGTCGCTGAGCGCCGCGACGACCGCGGGGCCGGCGTCGGCGGTGAAGACCAGCCGCACCGGGTCCTCCTTGCCGCCGATGCCGAGCGGGTGCACCTCGAGGCGCGGGCGCTGCGATGTGAGCGAGGGGCTGACCTCGAGCATGTGCGCGCCGAGGATGAGCTCGTTGCCGGGCTCCAGGTGGTACGTGTAGTCCTCCATCAGGCTCGCGCCGCCGGGCAGGCCGGCGCCCATGACGGCGGCGGCGCGCACGAGCACCGCGGTCTTCCAGTCGCCCTCGGCGCCGAAGCCGTATCCGTCGGCCATGAGGCGCTGCACGGCGAGGCCGGGCAGCTGGCGCAGCGCGCCGAGATCCTCGAACGAGGTCGTGAAGGCGCCGAAGCCGCCCGCCTCGAGGAACGAGCGCAGACCCAGCTCGATGGCCGCGCCGTAGCGCAGCGAGTCGGCGCGCTCGGCGCCCGGGTGCAGCTCGGGCGCGACGTCGTAGAGGTCGACGTAC from Microcella daejeonensis includes these protein-coding regions:
- the araA gene encoding L-arabinose isomerase gives rise to the protein MSRSIVPDLSTYEVWFLTGSQNLYGDETLRQVAAQSREVVAGLQAASSIPVTIVWKPTLVDSTSIKRVMQQANAAENVIGVIAWMHTFSPAKMWIAGLDALQKPLLHLHTQANVELPWSEIDFDFMNLNQAAHGDREFGYIQSRLGVARTTVVGHVSNPAVTDRVGVWARAAAGWHATHELKLARFGDNMRYVAVTEGDKTEAELRFGVQVNTWGVTELADAVHAVSDAAITELVAEYVDLYDVAPELHPGAERADSLRYGAAIELGLRSFLEAGGFGAFTTSFEDLGALRQLPGLAVQRLMADGYGFGAEGDWKTAVLVRAAAVMGAGLPGGASLMEDYTYHLEPGNELILGAHMLEVSPSLTSQRPRLEVHPLGIGGKEDPVRLVFTADAGPAVVAALSDMRDRFRLVANVVENVALPHPMPKLPVGHAVWKPAPDFATSAASWLTAGAAHHTVMSTQVGVEVFADFAHIAGVELLVIDESTTERGFAQEVRANAAYYRLAQGL
- a CDS encoding GH1 family beta-glucosidase, translated to MTDSTPDYRDSGLEFPAGFLFGSATASYQIEGAVTEDGRGPSIWDTFSHTPGRVLHGHTGDVADDHYHRLDADLDLMQRMGLEAYRFSIAWPRIQAEGTGRPNEKGLAFYGRLVDGLLARGITPIATMYHWDLPQALEDEGGWRNRDTAFRFADYAHHLGEALGDRIHTWTTLNEPWCSAYLGYGSGVHAPGVANGAAALTAVHHLNLAHGLGLQALRSTVTRPETQYSATLNLHMIRGDERAEQASQEEAIRRIDALANRAFTGPMLRGAYPADLLQDTASVTDWSFVRDGDLEQIHQPIDVLGVNYYSTVTVRMWDGHSPRSTADGHGDSAGSPWPGSDDVEFVEQPGPYTDMGWNIAPDGLEQLLMDLHEQFPELPLMITENGAAFPGDEVVDGRVDDPLRIDYLRRHFTAAHRAMQRGVDLRGYQVWSLMDNFEWAYGYTKRFGIVHVDYESLERTVKQSGHWYSELIRTRRIPE
- a CDS encoding LacI family DNA-binding transcriptional regulator, with the protein product MSGEPAGPGDGRPAPASRPARASIYDVARLAGVSHQTVSRVINDHPNIRATTRARVEAAMAELRFTRNSFARALATNESRRIGVLIDSPVQYGPTSTLRGLEEAARGRGYHVSVTTVADDPDFSVDAALGQLMLQGIDGLCVIAPRASALAAVRGIVDRCPTLVITAEADAGLLTSAVDQYGGAVAAVEHLIGLGHREIRHLAGPADWLDAAARERGWRDALTRAGLPIHEPARGDWSSDSGYRAATEPGDPAALAGATAVFAANDQMALGLVHGLVERGIRVPDDLSVIGFDDVPDAHHFLPPLTTVRQDFRALGADSLGALLDALAGDPEATGHRVIAAQLVVRASTAPPPAAP